In the Tepidimicrobium xylanilyticum genome, one interval contains:
- a CDS encoding hydrogenase maturation nickel metallochaperone HypA/HybF: protein MHELGIMIQVVKTVEKFAMENGITKIDTLVLQIGELSSVIPRYIQACYPAAVDGTLLEDTKLEIKIIPGNCRCFKCNKIFNYIKNQGECPECGSRDFELLSGREFMIKEIVAC, encoded by the coding sequence TTGCATGAGTTGGGAATAATGATTCAGGTTGTAAAGACGGTAGAAAAATTTGCTATGGAAAATGGAATTACCAAAATTGATACATTGGTTCTACAAATTGGTGAATTATCTTCAGTAATACCAAGATATATTCAGGCATGCTATCCTGCTGCGGTGGATGGAACCTTATTAGAGGATACAAAATTGGAAATTAAAATAATACCTGGCAATTGCAGATGCTTTAAATGCAACAAGATATTCAATTACATTAAGAATCAAGGTGAATGTCCAGAATGTGGCAGTAGAGATTTTGAATTGCTAAGTGGTAGAGAATTTATGATAAAAGAGATTGTAGCTTGTTAG
- a CDS encoding FAD-dependent oxidoreductase — MVKQKVLDLANHIGMKKPGSKSAYKPTDPEYMILEPVVTDEMAEVGLCLEFRKPKSAEEVAPLCGKSIEETEKLLWELAMAGVCFVNKIDGVDKYWLDTWVPGVMEMMVNNKENVRKYPQIAEAFEAYGRIRGPMTAGNFPVGKGLMRVIPIETAIDGETRRASYEEISKYLNEHEIFSVSDCSCRTSREIMGEGCGHLKEDMCIQLGHAAEYYIRTGRGRQITREEAFEIIRKAEENGLMHQIPNVDGPGKTHAICNCCSCSCFSLRTATMFLNNDMIRSNYVSRVNPEKCVACGQCVQVCPTNALKLGQKLCGEIQVIEERIDLPSNSEWGPDKWNPDYRTNRKHVLDSGTSPCITKCPAHIPVQGYIKLASQGRYTEALELIKKENPFPAVCGRICPRPCESACTRGNVDEPIAIDDIKKFIAEQDLNADIRYIPKKRHDYGKKIAIIGSGPSGLSCAYYLAIDGYKVTVFEKQEVLGGMLTLGIPSYRLEKDVINAEIDILRELGVEFKTGVEVGKDITLDELRKEGYEAFYLAIGAQAGRKLGVEGEDIEGVISGVDFLRNVNLGKDPDIEGDVVVIGGGNVAIDVARTATRAGAASVQMYCLESREEMPALEEEIEEAISEDIVINNGWGPKRILTENNKVVGIELKRCISVFDGNGRFNPKYDENDTIVVKADRILLSIGQRIDWGKLLEGSKAELNPNNTIKVDPITLQTGEPDIFAGGDAATGPKFAIDAIALGKEAAISIHRFVHPGQDLIIGRDRREFKAFDKEYLDLEGYDRIPRQRTKPVDGSKAKQSFRDLRPTLTEEQVRKETERCLSCGVTVVDEYMCIGCGQCTTKCKFDAISLVRKYDEANVSFEELKPIIVKNVVKRKGRIVAHKVKKVIRGKKKASVK, encoded by the coding sequence ATGGTTAAGCAAAAAGTATTGGATCTTGCTAATCATATTGGTATGAAAAAACCTGGTTCTAAATCAGCATATAAACCCACCGATCCAGAATATATGATTTTAGAGCCAGTTGTTACAGATGAAATGGCAGAAGTGGGGCTTTGCTTGGAGTTTAGAAAACCAAAGAGTGCAGAAGAAGTAGCCCCTTTGTGCGGGAAATCTATAGAAGAAACGGAAAAGCTACTATGGGAATTGGCAATGGCTGGAGTTTGCTTTGTCAATAAAATAGATGGCGTAGATAAATACTGGCTTGATACCTGGGTACCAGGGGTCATGGAAATGATGGTTAATAATAAGGAGAATGTCAGAAAGTACCCGCAAATAGCAGAAGCTTTTGAAGCCTATGGAAGAATAAGAGGTCCAATGACTGCTGGAAATTTTCCAGTGGGCAAAGGGCTCATGAGGGTTATACCTATTGAAACTGCTATTGACGGTGAAACTAGAAGGGCATCCTATGAAGAAATATCCAAATATTTAAATGAGCATGAAATATTTTCAGTATCCGACTGTTCTTGTCGTACATCAAGGGAAATAATGGGAGAAGGCTGTGGACACTTAAAGGAGGATATGTGTATTCAGTTAGGGCATGCTGCTGAATATTACATTAGAACTGGTAGAGGAAGGCAAATTACCCGAGAAGAAGCATTTGAAATTATACGCAAAGCTGAGGAAAATGGCTTAATGCATCAGATACCCAATGTAGATGGGCCAGGTAAAACCCATGCAATATGTAATTGCTGTTCATGTAGCTGTTTTTCTCTTAGAACTGCTACCATGTTTTTGAACAACGATATGATACGTTCAAATTATGTTTCTCGAGTAAATCCTGAAAAATGTGTGGCTTGTGGTCAGTGTGTCCAGGTATGTCCAACTAATGCACTAAAATTAGGGCAAAAGCTTTGTGGGGAAATACAGGTTATTGAAGAAAGAATAGACCTTCCGTCCAATTCAGAATGGGGGCCAGACAAATGGAATCCAGATTATCGTACTAATAGAAAGCATGTGTTAGATTCTGGAACCAGTCCCTGTATCACTAAGTGCCCTGCCCATATACCTGTGCAAGGATACATTAAATTAGCTTCTCAAGGCAGATATACAGAGGCATTAGAATTGATAAAGAAGGAAAATCCATTTCCAGCTGTTTGCGGACGTATTTGTCCTAGACCTTGTGAATCTGCATGTACTAGAGGGAATGTAGATGAACCAATAGCCATTGATGATATCAAAAAGTTTATAGCAGAGCAGGATTTAAATGCGGATATTCGCTATATACCTAAGAAAAGACACGATTATGGAAAGAAAATTGCCATAATAGGGTCAGGTCCATCAGGATTATCCTGTGCCTATTATTTAGCCATAGATGGCTATAAAGTAACTGTATTTGAAAAGCAAGAAGTACTTGGAGGTATGTTAACATTAGGAATTCCTTCATATAGATTAGAAAAGGATGTAATAAATGCGGAAATAGATATATTAAGAGAGTTAGGCGTGGAATTTAAGACTGGAGTGGAAGTAGGAAAGGATATTACTTTAGATGAATTGAGGAAGGAAGGATACGAAGCATTCTATCTTGCAATAGGTGCTCAAGCTGGTAGAAAACTAGGCGTTGAGGGAGAAGATATAGAGGGTGTTATTTCTGGTGTGGATTTTTTAAGAAATGTAAATTTAGGCAAGGATCCGGATATAGAAGGCGATGTTGTTGTAATAGGAGGAGGTAATGTTGCAATAGACGTAGCAAGAACAGCTACAAGAGCTGGTGCTGCTAGCGTTCAAATGTATTGTTTGGAAAGCAGAGAAGAAATGCCTGCACTTGAAGAAGAGATTGAAGAGGCTATCTCAGAAGATATTGTTATTAACAATGGCTGGGGACCTAAACGCATCCTAACTGAAAATAACAAGGTAGTAGGAATAGAGCTAAAAAGGTGTATTTCCGTTTTTGATGGAAACGGAAGATTCAATCCAAAGTATGACGAAAATGATACCATAGTGGTTAAGGCAGATAGGATCTTATTATCCATAGGTCAAAGGATAGATTGGGGGAAATTGTTAGAAGGTTCAAAAGCAGAATTAAATCCAAATAATACTATTAAAGTAGATCCAATTACCTTACAAACTGGAGAACCAGATATATTTGCAGGTGGGGATGCAGCAACAGGACCAAAGTTTGCAATAGATGCCATAGCATTAGGTAAGGAAGCTGCTATTTCAATACATCGTTTTGTACATCCAGGACAGGATTTGATAATTGGTAGGGATAGAAGGGAATTTAAGGCCTTTGATAAAGAATATTTAGATTTAGAAGGTTATGATCGCATTCCAAGACAGAGAACAAAGCCAGTAGATGGATCTAAGGCTAAGCAATCCTTTAGGGATTTAAGACCTACCTTGACCGAAGAACAAGTAAGGAAGGAAACAGAGCGATGCTTAAGCTGTGGTGTTACAGTTGTAGATGAATATATGTGTATTGGATGTGGCCAGTGCACTACTAAATGTAAATTTGATGCAATTAGTTTGGTAAGGAAATATGATGAAGCGAATGTATCCTTTGAAGAACTAAAACCAATAATTGTTAAGAACGTAGTTAAACGCAAGGGTAGAATTGTGGCCCATAAGGTTAAGAAGGTTATTAGAGGTAAGAAAAAGGCTAGTGTTAAATGA
- the hypB gene encoding hydrogenase nickel incorporation protein HypB — MREFKVIEIKESVFEDNNRQADLLREELKKNKTFLLNLMSSPGSGKTSTVLRTIEALGKEMKIGVLEADIDSDVDARAVFDTGTKVIQLHTGGMCHLDAEMTRQGLEGLGIEDIDFVILENVGNLVCPAEFDTGASKNAMILSVPEGDDKPLKYPLMFSKVDVLLINKIDTLDYFDFNLEAVKERVKKLNPDITIIHISAKTGEGIDEWADWLRNEIKKWKE, encoded by the coding sequence GTGAGAGAGTTCAAAGTTATCGAAATCAAGGAGAGTGTTTTTGAAGACAATAATAGACAAGCTGACCTATTAAGGGAAGAACTTAAAAAAAATAAAACCTTCCTATTGAACTTAATGTCTTCACCAGGTTCTGGCAAAACCTCTACTGTACTAAGAACAATTGAAGCCCTTGGGAAAGAGATGAAGATAGGAGTTTTAGAAGCAGATATCGATTCAGATGTAGATGCACGAGCAGTTTTTGATACTGGGACGAAGGTAATTCAACTACATACAGGAGGCATGTGCCATCTTGATGCAGAAATGACAAGGCAGGGCTTAGAAGGCTTAGGTATTGAAGATATTGATTTTGTTATTTTAGAAAATGTAGGCAATTTAGTATGTCCAGCAGAATTTGATACTGGTGCATCCAAAAATGCCATGATTTTAAGCGTACCAGAAGGAGATGATAAGCCTTTAAAATATCCTCTAATGTTTTCAAAGGTAGATGTGTTATTAATCAATAAGATTGATACTCTAGACTATTTTGATTTCAATTTAGAAGCAGTTAAAGAACGAGTCAAGAAGCTAAACCCAGATATAACGATCATTCATATTTCTGCAAAAACAGGAGAGGGAATTGATGAATGGGCAGATTGGCTTCGTAATGAGATTAAAAAGTGGAAAGAGTAG
- a CDS encoding iron ABC transporter substrate-binding protein — protein MGKKLSLLLVLIISSMWILTSCNQSDGMVNNDRSLTSKKAGTVEIIDMSGRSIVLEKPVERVVAIGSALRIYTYINGTEKLVGAERNQQSAETGRPYILANPELEQLPLVGEGFPANPDPELLIKVNPDLIIAGDILDIAEIEELEKKTGIPIAVVTTGVSTVFDGDMYKSLRIIGEIVDRTDRAEELIGFMEGCKKELLELTKNIPEDKKPSIYIGGVSYKGMHGIESTLGNSPILNAIRAKNVVDELGKTGSVMIDKEQLLEWDPDVIVIDENGLNLVKEDYSKYPDYYNSLSAVKNGRVYGQLPHTSYYSNIETAIADAYFLGKILYPDEFKDIDVIEKADEIYTFMLGKPLYSIMADRFGGYEKIDL, from the coding sequence GTGGGAAAAAAGTTAAGCCTCCTATTAGTTTTAATAATAAGCAGCATGTGGATTTTAACTAGCTGTAATCAATCAGATGGAATGGTAAATAATGACAGAAGCCTAACTAGTAAAAAAGCTGGTACTGTTGAAATAATAGATATGTCAGGGAGAAGCATTGTTTTAGAAAAACCAGTAGAAAGAGTAGTAGCCATAGGTTCTGCACTAAGAATCTATACTTATATAAATGGTACTGAAAAACTTGTTGGAGCTGAAAGGAATCAACAATCTGCAGAAACCGGCCGTCCTTACATACTGGCTAATCCTGAATTAGAACAACTTCCATTAGTAGGCGAAGGATTTCCTGCTAATCCAGATCCAGAATTGCTGATAAAGGTAAATCCAGACCTTATTATTGCAGGAGATATTTTAGATATAGCAGAGATTGAAGAACTTGAAAAAAAGACTGGAATACCCATAGCAGTTGTTACAACTGGTGTTTCAACAGTTTTTGATGGGGATATGTATAAATCCTTAAGGATAATTGGAGAAATAGTTGATAGAACAGATAGAGCAGAGGAACTAATCGGCTTTATGGAGGGATGTAAAAAGGAGCTTTTAGAACTTACTAAGAATATTCCAGAAGATAAAAAACCGAGTATATACATAGGTGGAGTAAGCTATAAGGGAATGCATGGAATAGAAAGCACTTTAGGCAATTCTCCAATATTAAATGCTATTAGGGCTAAAAATGTTGTCGATGAGCTTGGGAAAACTGGGTCTGTTATGATCGATAAGGAACAGTTATTAGAATGGGATCCTGATGTAATTGTAATTGATGAAAACGGTTTAAATTTAGTAAAGGAAGATTATTCGAAATATCCTGATTATTATAATTCTCTTTCAGCTGTAAAAAACGGAAGGGTTTATGGGCAACTGCCACATACCTCCTACTATAGCAATATTGAAACTGCTATAGCAGATGCATACTTTTTAGGAAAGATACTATATCCTGATGAATTTAAAGATATCGATGTAATAGAAAAAGCGGATGAGATATACACCTTTATGTTAGGTAAACCTTTATACAGCATAATGGCAGATAGATTTGGTGGATATGAAAAAATTGACTTATAA
- a CDS encoding ABC transporter ATP-binding protein, with translation MSLLADNISFSYWKEDIIRNVAFSIEEGDCLAVLGTNGAGKSTLLKCLNRILEPQGGTVYINGKDSFKLKRSDIAKNIGYVPQNHNFTKERVFDTVLLGRKPYIKWYLGQRDIKIVEEVLELLDLKDYSMRYIHELSGGELQKVIIARALVQEPKILLMDEPTSNLDLRNQVEVLNMIKKIIKKKRISAIITIHDLNLALRFANKFLLLKEGECFNFGDASIINPESIKQVYDVEVVIKDYKGIPVIIPI, from the coding sequence ATGAGCTTATTAGCTGACAATATAAGTTTTTCCTATTGGAAGGAGGATATTATACGGAATGTAGCCTTTTCAATAGAGGAAGGAGATTGTCTAGCAGTTCTGGGGACTAATGGAGCTGGAAAGTCTACCCTTTTAAAGTGCTTAAATAGGATATTGGAACCTCAAGGAGGTACTGTATATATAAATGGAAAAGATAGTTTTAAGCTAAAAAGGTCAGATATAGCAAAAAACATTGGATATGTACCTCAAAACCATAATTTTACTAAAGAAAGGGTATTCGATACGGTTTTGCTAGGAAGAAAACCATATATAAAATGGTATCTTGGCCAAAGAGATATTAAAATTGTGGAAGAGGTACTGGAGCTGTTGGATTTAAAAGATTATTCTATGCGATATATCCATGAGTTAAGTGGGGGTGAATTACAAAAAGTTATAATAGCTAGAGCTTTGGTTCAAGAACCAAAGATTTTACTAATGGACGAACCAACTAGCAATCTGGATTTGAGAAACCAAGTAGAAGTACTTAATATGATTAAGAAAATTATTAAAAAGAAAAGAATTTCAGCAATAATTACTATTCATGACTTGAATTTAGCTTTACGTTTTGCAAATAAATTTCTTCTATTAAAAGAAGGTGAATGTTTTAATTTTGGAGATGCATCTATTATTAATCCTGAATCCATTAAGCAAGTGTATGATGTTGAAGTGGTGATAAAAGATTATAAAGGAATTCCCGTAATTATTCCTATATAA
- a CDS encoding FecCD family ABC transporter permease, whose amino-acid sequence MNITKSNKASYQNALYNEYLIRNKAIIILLIILQVIAFFLAINAGASNISPKEAILAILGLSDSKSISIVRNIRMPRIVSGIISGIGLSLAGCIMQNNLRNPLASPSILGVSNAAAFGANVAILLLGAGTIVNIGLGEIQINNPYMVTICAIIFSILSTLLIIFLSTIGHFTIYSIILAGTALNSLFSAGIIILQYFSSDTTKVAAAIFWTFGDLSRASWREIAIMGIVVFIAVVYFMSHRWDYNVLATGDETAKSLGVDVERIRFGGMVMASILTAVTVSFLGTIGFIGLVCPQITRKIVGSDNRYLIPASAIMGSLILLISDTLARVVLSPQVLPVGAVTSFIGAPLFLYFLIKGDITR is encoded by the coding sequence ATGAATATTACAAAAAGCAATAAAGCATCATATCAAAACGCCTTATATAATGAATATTTGATTAGAAATAAAGCAATAATTATTCTCTTGATTATTTTACAAGTAATCGCATTTTTTTTAGCTATAAATGCTGGGGCATCTAACATTAGCCCTAAGGAAGCGATCTTGGCCATATTAGGATTAAGTGATTCCAAATCTATTTCTATTGTACGAAATATTCGTATGCCTAGGATAGTATCAGGTATAATTTCTGGTATTGGATTGTCGCTGGCAGGGTGTATCATGCAAAATAATTTAAGAAATCCATTAGCATCCCCTTCTATCCTTGGAGTATCAAATGCTGCTGCTTTTGGAGCAAATGTAGCAATCCTTCTATTAGGAGCTGGTACCATTGTTAACATAGGCTTGGGAGAGATTCAAATTAACAACCCTTATATGGTAACGATTTGTGCAATCATTTTTTCAATATTATCTACTTTATTAATTATTTTCTTATCTACAATTGGTCATTTCACAATCTACAGTATTATTCTGGCAGGAACGGCATTAAACTCACTTTTTTCAGCAGGTATAATAATTCTTCAATATTTTTCTAGCGATACAACTAAAGTTGCTGCTGCAATCTTTTGGACTTTTGGAGATCTGAGTAGAGCATCTTGGAGAGAAATTGCAATCATGGGGATTGTGGTTTTCATAGCTGTTGTCTATTTTATGAGCCATAGATGGGATTATAATGTGTTGGCTACTGGAGATGAAACTGCCAAAAGTTTAGGAGTAGATGTGGAAAGAATTCGATTTGGTGGAATGGTCATGGCGTCAATTCTAACTGCTGTTACTGTATCTTTTTTAGGCACAATAGGTTTTATAGGTTTAGTATGCCCTCAGATAACGAGAAAGATAGTTGGCAGTGATAATAGATATCTTATACCCGCATCGGCAATTATGGGATCTTTAATATTGCTTATATCTGATACATTGGCTCGGGTGGTATTATCTCCACAAGTGTTACCAGTAGGAGCTGTTACATCCTTTATTGGAGCACCATTATTCCTTTATTTTCTTATAAAGGGGGACATCACTAGATGA
- a CDS encoding FmdE family protein, translating to MNQKLWYECVRFHGHECPGLAIGFRASQIAMEKMELNFSQDEEIVCITENDACGVDAVQYVTGCTLGKGNLILKGTGKMAFTFISRKNDKALRLLLKHDDLQMERHERQEYILKGPAEDLFKIEWISIELPDKARKFNTVICEVCNEGASENKIRLQDGKKVCLDCYKEYSRGW from the coding sequence ATGAATCAGAAATTATGGTATGAATGTGTAAGGTTTCATGGGCATGAATGTCCAGGATTAGCTATTGGATTTAGGGCATCTCAAATAGCAATGGAGAAGATGGAATTAAATTTTTCACAAGATGAAGAAATTGTATGTATAACAGAAAATGATGCCTGTGGTGTGGATGCGGTTCAATATGTAACGGGCTGTACTCTAGGAAAAGGCAATTTGATCTTAAAAGGTACTGGAAAGATGGCTTTTACCTTCATAAGCAGAAAAAATGATAAGGCATTAAGATTACTACTAAAACATGATGATCTCCAAATGGAAAGACATGAAAGACAAGAATATATATTAAAGGGACCAGCAGAAGATTTATTTAAGATAGAGTGGATTAGTATAGAATTGCCAGACAAAGCAAGAAAATTTAATACTGTTATATGTGAAGTATGTAATGAGGGAGCCTCTGAAAATAAAATACGTCTTCAAGATGGAAAGAAAGTTTGTCTAGATTGCTATAAAGAATATTCAAGAGGTTGGTAA
- a CDS encoding DUF5692 family protein, with protein MFTFNYAEGATLFSAWGMWFLVLIGLFLFNEFSRRSKIGAFISFIVLPVFLSILWFTVLKDTTYTDWFHLAKVYSATAGCIGFWFIRHYEKKDKVTGEVKWRLCEKKSALIFPPLILAINILEAVIRDIQIGNLGLNKELFEGQIMMSGSWNYMNAIAGILNIITITGWFGIIIRKETEKDKSKDMLWPDMMWFWIIAYDLWNFAYTYNCLPGHSWYCGLALLLAPTLCAFTLGKGAWLQHRAHTLAIWCMFAQTFPNFQDQGKYMVISTYNPNIYLTVSFLALIANVAVFIYMIYKVKVTKRNPYLGELYTDLSGYKKIKALGEPSILDSQFIS; from the coding sequence ATGTTTACATTCAATTATGCTGAAGGTGCAACTCTATTTTCAGCTTGGGGAATGTGGTTTTTAGTCCTTATTGGGTTATTCTTATTTAATGAGTTTTCAAGAAGGTCTAAAATAGGTGCATTTATTAGCTTTATAGTCCTACCAGTATTTTTGTCCATACTTTGGTTTACTGTGTTGAAAGATACAACCTATACTGATTGGTTTCACTTGGCAAAAGTTTATTCTGCTACTGCAGGTTGTATAGGCTTTTGGTTTATTAGACATTATGAGAAAAAAGATAAAGTTACTGGGGAAGTGAAATGGCGCCTTTGCGAAAAAAAGTCAGCATTAATCTTCCCTCCACTAATTCTTGCTATTAATATTCTAGAAGCTGTAATTCGAGATATTCAAATAGGTAATCTTGGACTTAATAAGGAGTTATTTGAAGGTCAAATTATGATGAGTGGCTCATGGAATTATATGAATGCTATTGCAGGTATACTAAATATTATAACCATTACTGGATGGTTTGGGATTATTATTAGAAAAGAAACTGAAAAGGATAAGAGCAAGGATATGCTTTGGCCTGATATGATGTGGTTTTGGATAATTGCTTATGATTTATGGAATTTTGCTTATACATATAATTGTTTACCTGGCCATTCATGGTATTGCGGTTTAGCATTATTGTTGGCACCAACTCTATGTGCTTTTACATTAGGAAAAGGAGCATGGCTACAACATAGGGCCCATACATTGGCTATTTGGTGTATGTTTGCTCAAACTTTTCCAAATTTCCAAGATCAAGGGAAATACATGGTAATATCCACATATAATCCTAACATATATCTTACTGTAAGTTTTCTTGCATTAATTGCTAATGTAGCTGTATTCATTTATATGATCTATAAAGTAAAAGTTACTAAAAGAAATCCATATCTGGGAGAATTATATACAGATTTGTCTGGATATAAAAAGATCAAAGCCCTTGGTGAACCTTCAATCCTTGATTCTCAATTTATATCTTAA
- a CDS encoding FAD-dependent oxidoreductase has protein sequence MSKNDCKIAVIGGGLSGLVLAEGLQHKGYKYVTLFEKNVRLGGKLYTIWYKGRSYELGAIFGLPSYSNLRALMNRLNIKADGPKLSRTNYNADGEKIIPIPKKDLHGFIEEIQRLPNILDAYKSLKNPNIKNIEPALMLPFSKWCDLHDFKVLKTVYVHYFTIFGLGNINEVPALYVLRIMNYSHLMCFMDIPQFYTWERGVSILAESLANRIKDIRLGQEVIDIKLSDRDTLWIETPFERLEFNKVIITSPLDQFSDLDFWDEEMKKFLKSIKYQYFNVYAFIVDNVPKGCGCILDNLSPDRRGHITIWDARWNITGNEGMVILYAYNPPENSDKSALDYIKEDLSRLGIKNPRLYQAKQWKHCPYVDTQVLEQGFYDKMDAMQGKNNVFLAGEIMSILSIENSIQYSEYILERFF, from the coding sequence ATGAGTAAAAATGATTGTAAGATAGCTGTTATAGGTGGAGGCCTTTCTGGACTTGTACTAGCAGAAGGTCTGCAGCACAAAGGATATAAATATGTAACCCTTTTTGAAAAGAATGTACGTCTTGGAGGTAAGTTATATACTATATGGTATAAGGGAAGGTCATATGAATTAGGTGCTATTTTTGGGCTCCCCTCTTATTCAAATCTTAGAGCTCTGATGAATAGACTAAATATTAAAGCTGATGGGCCTAAACTATCACGAACCAATTATAATGCTGATGGAGAAAAAATAATACCAATACCGAAGAAGGATTTACATGGATTTATTGAAGAAATCCAAAGATTACCTAATATATTAGATGCCTATAAATCTTTAAAAAATCCTAATATAAAAAATATAGAACCTGCTCTTATGCTACCTTTTTCAAAATGGTGTGATCTACACGATTTTAAAGTGTTAAAAACTGTTTATGTACATTATTTCACCATATTTGGATTAGGAAATATTAATGAAGTACCTGCCCTTTATGTATTGAGAATCATGAACTATAGCCATTTGATGTGTTTTATGGATATTCCTCAATTTTACACATGGGAAAGAGGGGTTTCCATATTAGCAGAAAGTTTGGCAAATAGAATAAAGGATATTAGACTTGGACAAGAAGTAATAGATATAAAGCTATCTGATAGAGATACTTTGTGGATTGAGACCCCCTTTGAAAGATTGGAATTCAACAAGGTAATTATTACTTCACCTTTAGACCAATTTTCTGATTTAGATTTTTGGGATGAGGAAATGAAAAAATTCCTTAAGAGCATAAAATACCAGTATTTCAATGTATATGCATTTATTGTAGACAATGTTCCTAAAGGTTGTGGTTGTATATTGGATAACTTATCACCTGATAGACGAGGCCATATTACCATATGGGATGCTAGATGGAACATCACTGGAAATGAAGGGATGGTAATACTATATGCATATAATCCGCCTGAAAATTCTGACAAATCTGCATTAGACTACATAAAGGAAGACTTATCAAGATTGGGTATAAAAAATCCAAGATTATATCAGGCTAAGCAGTGGAAACATTGTCCCTATGTAGATACTCAAGTTTTAGAACAAGGATTTTATGATAAGATGGATGCTATGCAAGGGAAAAACAATGTTTTCTTGGCCGGTGAAATTATGAGTATACTCTCAATAGAAAACAGTATACAATACTCAGAATATATATTAGAAAGATTTTTTTAA
- a CDS encoding helix-turn-helix domain-containing protein, with the protein MKTQGFNAHTKYRILQHALKGNNISKTCELFGISRTTFYNWKAAYQKFGIAGLENKEPKKPKMPNKVSKTIERDILAYVEKYPEDGPRRIYYELKSEGINVGETGIYNVLKRNNLSKKEQRIEYSKNRTLSNRTNRSLYKKIPKFIDVEKRYPGYLVIQRIDFMGTFDGIGRIYQYCFYDTTSKWAEVKLYNRKQDIDIWHYFEVKLVYLLDTFNLTIENLVTEREREFLPYFVKGDKHNSIIEEYNINHLFISSDETDIFNGIREFNEFLVKEFYNKILINEKLDSFIKVENRINSFMREYNFTNVISEGPNEGKTPAEAVLDRAIENGTDLDTLPLWLLALINSPRRGVKDE; encoded by the coding sequence ATGAAAACTCAAGGATTTAATGCTCATACAAAGTATAGGATATTACAACATGCTTTAAAAGGCAATAATATCTCAAAAACGTGTGAATTATTTGGAATTTCAAGGACTACTTTTTATAATTGGAAAGCTGCTTATCAGAAGTTTGGCATTGCTGGATTAGAAAATAAGGAACCAAAAAAACCAAAAATGCCAAATAAGGTTTCAAAAACTATTGAACGAGATATATTAGCTTATGTGGAAAAATATCCTGAAGATGGTCCTAGGCGTATTTACTATGAGTTAAAAAGTGAAGGAATCAATGTTGGGGAGACAGGAATATATAATGTGTTGAAACGCAATAATCTAAGTAAAAAAGAGCAGAGAATAGAATATTCTAAGAATAGAACATTGTCCAATAGAACTAATAGGAGTTTATATAAAAAAATACCTAAATTTATTGATGTAGAAAAAAGATATCCAGGATATTTGGTGATTCAAAGAATAGATTTTATGGGTACTTTTGATGGTATCGGTAGGATTTATCAATATTGTTTTTATGATACTACTTCAAAATGGGCGGAAGTGAAGCTATACAATAGAAAACAAGATATAGATATCTGGCACTATTTTGAGGTTAAATTGGTATATCTATTGGATACATTCAATTTGACTATTGAAAATCTAGTTACTGAAAGAGAAAGAGAGTTTTTGCCCTATTTTGTAAAAGGAGATAAGCATAATTCGATTATAGAAGAATACAACATAAACCATTTATTTATATCTTCAGATGAAACCGATATATTTAACGGTATAAGGGAATTCAATGAATTTTTAGTTAAAGAGTTTTACAATAAGATTCTAATAAATGAAAAACTGGATTCCTTTATAAAAGTAGAAAATAGGATCAATAGTTTTATGAGAGAGTATAACTTTACAAATGTAATTTCCGAAGGCCCAAACGAAGGGAAAACACCTGCAGAAGCAGTTCTTGACAGAGCCATAGAAAACGGTACGGATTTGGATACGCTGCCTCTTTGGCTTTTAGCATTGATAAATTCTCCACGACGAGGTGTAAAGGATGAGTAA